TGTCGACGTTAAGGGAAGGGGCCGATCAAGCTTTTCTATCTCGTCAGCAGGTCCGCTTGACCGCGGGCGCATCCTACAGTCCGAGCCTGCCATTGCCGTCTGTGCTACCGTCCGCGTTTGAGAGCGCGGACTAGGGGGACGGTTCATGGAACGCAAGCTTGCAGCCATACTCGCTGCCGATGTCGCCGGCTATTCCGCCCTTATGGAAGCCGACGAAGCCTGCACATTCGAGCGACTGAGGGGCGACCACGCCGTACTTCCACGAGGTCATCGACCAGCAGGTCGATGCTGCAGGCTCGTCCCGCAACCCGCGCCAGTATCTCACGGTTCGGTCGAGGCGAAGATCACTGCCTCGACCGTTCGAGTTTGAACCCCAGCCGGAACGCGCATTGTCACCCTCGCCTTGATGATCACCCTTCCATAAGTTCGCCCGGGCGTTATGCTGCACACCATGACACCGAGCATAGGGCCTTTTATGACGAAGCAACATCAGAGCGACTTGCGGGAGCGGATGACGATCCTTGGCGATCTTGATGCCGCTTCCTTCGTTCCCTGGATCCGCCGCCATGCCGCCAAGCTCGGACTCTCACAGGCCATATCTCATACCGGCTCCGATCGGATCGAGCTCGAGGTCGCGGGACCGGTGGAACTGATCGACATGATGGAGATGGGATGCTCTCTCGGGCCAATCGACGTCTGGGTCGAGACGATACACCGCACACCGGTTGACGCAGGAAGCGACTAGGCCTCGACCGGCCTCTTTTGCGCTGTACGCGCGTCTCCTGCCCTTTATTTAATCAATATTGCCAATGCAGAATAATTATGCAAACGTGAGGGCACTGAGAGGCGACCATCGACGTCAACGCCGAGGCTCTCGCCACGCAGGCCATTGATTTTATATAGAAAGCCGAGTGATGCTGTCAGATACGACGGGCTCTTGGACGCCAGTCGCCCTTTCTGCGGATTTGCCAGCAGGAACCGTTATGCCGGCCCGGACGCCAGCCGGGCCGATTGCCCTCTGGCGAAGTCAGTCGGGGCGCGTGGCAGCTTCGACAGACCGATGTCCGCATCGCGGCATGCGCTTGTCTTACGGCTTCGTGCGTGGCGAGGCCCTTTCCTGCATCTACCATGGCTGGAGCTACGCCCAGACCGGAAACTGCCTGCGCATCCCCGCCCATCCGGGCCTCACGCCGCCGGAAACGATTCGCGTAGAAACGCAGCAGGTCGAAGAGTCCGACGGGATCATCTGGGTTACCGCGGGACAACTCGCGGCCGAGCCCCCGCGGCTTGAAGGCCTTGCTCCATTGCGCTCCCTGGTCGCACATGCCGGCGTCGTGGCGGTCGAGGCCGCGGCAAGCGCGAAGGCAGTTCCAGAGGGCCTTGTCTGGCAGCCGCAGAATTCGGAGACAATCCGGCTATTGCTCGTTCCGCAAGACAGCGACCAGACGTTGATTCATGTTCTGCTGGACAACGGCAGTAGCCTGTCCGCGCGTATTGCCGCGTCACGGGCCGCCGAGACCTTGCGGCGGATGGCCGAGGAGCTTCAGACGAAAGGGATCGCGTCATGAGGCAAAACGCGATGATCGACGAGTGGTATCCGGTCGGTCTCTTCAGTCAGCTCGACATCAACGGGCGCAAGACGGCCCTGATGGGAGAGCCCATCAAGGTGGGTCTCGACGAGCAGGGCGACGCCAAGGTGACATCCAGCAACGGACGCACTCTCCCCGTTTGCGTTCGCTACGACCACGTCTGGTCCTCTCTCGGCAAGCCTCGAAAGGATCTTTTTCCGATCCCCGAGGCTGATCAGCCTGGCCGCCGGTTTGTCGAGGTTGGCGTGGTTCGCGTGCGCTGCTCACCGCTGCGCGCCGTCGAGAACTTTCTCGACATCGCTCATTTTCCCTTTGTACATACCGACATCCTGGGTGCAGAGCCGCACACGGAGGTGCAGAACTACAAGGTGGAAATCCGGGAGGACGAGGATGAGGTATGGGCAACGCAGGTGAAATTCTACCAGCCCCAGGCTGCCAAATCGGCAAGCGGCGGCATCACGACGGAATACATGTACCGCGTGCCGGCACCGACCTGCTCCGTTCTTTACAAGACCTGCCCGCCCCGTCCCGGTGAATGGGACGTCATCACACTGTTCGTCCAGCCACTTGCCGAAGACTTGTGCGACGTCTGGCCGTGGATGGCACTCTTCGACGATGTTACGCCGATGACCGACCTGATCCAGTTTCAGCAGACGATCTTCCTGCAGGACCGGTCGATCCTCGAAAACCAGATTCCGCGGCTCCTGCCGCTTGATCCCGGGATGGAAATTCCAACGAGAGCCGACCTGACTTCGATCGCCTACCGACGCTGGCTGAAACGCCACAGCTATACATACGGCGCACAGCTGGTGGCGCAATGAAGCTCTACGACTATGTCCTCTCGCCGAGTTGCTACAAAGTCCGTCTGATGGCGGCGCTGACGGGTGTGAAACTGGAATTGCGCCCGGTCGATTTTCACCCCGGCGCCGAGCATCGTGGCCCGGAACTCATGGCGCTTAATCCGGCGGGTTCCATCCCGATCCTCGAGGATGGGGATCTAATCCTTACCGAATCCGCCGCCATGCTCGTCTATCTCGCCACCAAGGTAGCGCCGGCGTGGCTCGGCAGCGGCACACCAGCGGAAACGGCCCGTATCCAACAGTGGCTTTCGTTCTCGCACCGGCTGACCGTCAACCTCGGAGGGGCGCGCCTTCATGAAATGCTACTCCGCCCAGGGGACATAGACGCCCTCCAAACGCAGGGCATCGCGGCACTTCGCGAGCTGGAAGCCGGGCTGGTCGAACAGCGCCTGCGCGGCATGGGTTTCGTCGCGTCGAACCGGCCGACGGTTGCCGATATCGCCTGCTTTCCGTACGTCGCACTCGCGCCGGACGGCGGCATCCCGCTCGACCCCTATCCCACCATCAGGCTCTGGTCCCGGGCGATCCGCAGCCTCGAAAACTTCATCGAGATGCCCGGCATCCACCGGCTGCACGAGCTGAAGCCCGAACCGCAAATCGAACCGGGCGAGGCGTGACATGGCCGGCTATCTCCTGAAGAACTGCGCGGCGGTCATCGTCGACGAGGGTAAGGGCCCGAGCGTGCTTCGCAACGTCGACCTCCTGACGAACGGACGTGCAATCGCGACCATCGGCGAGGGCCTTTACAAAGGCGACCTGCCGGCCGGGACGATCGTAGAGGACGCCAGCGGCTGGTTCGTCTATCCGGGCCTCGTTAACACGCACCACCACTTCTTCCAGTGCTTCGTGCGCAACCGCGCCGATCTCGACTGGACGAAGCTCTCGGTTATCGAATGGCTCGACCGCATCTATCCGATCTTCTCGCGGCTGACTGAGGACTGCTTCTACCATGCCTCCGTCACAGCGATGGCCGAGTTGATCAAGCATGGCTGCACCACGGCCTTCGACCACCAATACTGCTTCCCGCGCCACGCTGGCAAACGGCTGATCGATCGTCAATTCGAGGCTGCCGACCTTCTGGGCATGCGCTTTCATGCAGGCCGCGGCGGCAACACATTGCCGAAGTCGGAAGGCTCGACCATTCCGGACGTCATGCTGGAAACGACGGACGAATTCATCGCCGATTGCGCGCGCCTGATTGACACCTATCACGATACCAACCCCTTCAGCATGCGCCAGGTCGTGGTCGCACCCTGCCAGCCGGTCAACTGCTACCGCGAGACCTTCGTGGAATCGGTCGCGCTGGCGCGTGATCGCGGCGTGCAGATGCATACCCACGTCGGCGAAGGCGAAAGCCCGGTCATCGAGAGCCGGTACGGCATGCGGACGGTGGATTACTGCGCGGAGCTCGGATTTGCAGGCCCCGACACCTTTTACGCCCATTGCTGGGAGCTGACACACGACGAACTGCGAAAGATGGCCGCAACCGGCACCGGTGTCGCCCACTGCCCCGAGCCGGTCTACCTGGTAGGCGCCGAGATTACGGACATTCCGGCGATGTCGGCCTTCGGTCTTCGACTGGGTCTCGGCTGCGACGGTGCTGCCTCGAACGACAATTCCAATCTCATGCACTGCATCCACTCCGCCTACATGCTGCAATGCCTGATGGCATCGACGCGCACCCATCCCGTCCCGCCGCCGGTCGATTTCCTCAGCTATGCCACGACGGGCGGCGCGGGCCTCCTCGGCCGCCGCGACATCGGCAGGCTTGCTTCCGGCATGGCTGCCGACCTTTTTGCGATCGACACGCGACGCATGGACTACATCGGCACGCGGCACGATCCGCTGAGCCTGATTGCCAAAGCCGGCATCGGTGCGCCGACCGACATGACCATGATCAACGGCCGCATCGTCTGGGCAAAGGGTGAATTCGTCGGGCTCGACGAAGCGCGACTGTTCGCCGAAGCCGAGGCTGCTCTTGCGACGGTGGAATTCTAAAACACAAAACAAGGGAACTGACATGCTGAAAAACCTGACCCGCAGAACACTGATGAAGGGCGTTGCCGCCTCCGGCCTCGCCGGCGCGCTTGGCGGCCGGTCCGCAATGGCCGCCGACGAGCCGCTCGGCATTTCCCTCGTGATCCCCTCGCCGGTCGGCGACGTCGGCTGGGGCCACGCGCTTGCCGCCGGCCTCGAACCCGTCAAGGCCGCCTACGGCGACAAAGTGAAGATCACTGTCATTGAGAACATTCCGGAAGGTCCGGACGCCGACCGCATCATGAACAAGACGGTCGCCGACGGAAACAAACTCCTGATCGCCGGCTCCTTCGGCTATCAGAACGGCGCCCTGCAGATTGCCCGCCGGAATCCGGCGGTCACCGTGCTGCATGCCTCCGGCTTCCAGGTGGCACCGAACTTCTCGCCCTTCGCCGCCAAGTATTTTCAGGGAACCTATCTGCTCGGCATGGCTGCCGCCGCGCTGTCCAAGACCGGCAAGCTGGGCTCGGTCTCCGCCTTTGCCATTCCGGAGTTGATCACCTCCGTCAACGCCTTCACACTGGGCGCCCAGGCGGTGAAACCTGATATCGAGGTGTCGGTCGTCTGGGTGAACTCGTGGTTCGATCCGGCCAAGGAGCAGGAAGCTGCCAAGGCGCTGATCGCCCAGAAGTGCGACGTAATCTTCTCCAACGCGCAGGATACGCCGTCCGTCATCGCGGCCTGCGAGGAGGCCGGCGTCTACGCGTTCAACCTCAACTCGTCGATGAAGAGATATGCTCCGAAGACCTATCTCGGTTGCGTGGCGACGGACTGGTCGCCGTTTTTCAAGGCCGCGGTCGATGCCCATGTCGCCGGCACGTTCAAGGGCGGCAATACCTTCCTCGGCGTCTCCGACAAGGTCGTCGCGGTCGTTGACTGGAATCCCGATATTCCGGCCGACCTCATGACCAAGATCAAGGAGATCGAGGTGAAGATCGCTAATGGCAGCTTCTCTCCCTTCACCGGACCGATCACCAAGGCAGACGGCAGCGAAGGGGCCGCCTCCGGTGCAACGCTCGCCGATAGCGAGGTCGTCGCCATGGACTGGCACGTCAAGGGCGTCATCACGCCTCTGCCGAAGTGAGCCATGACCGTCCCGCTCCTGTCCCTCCGCGGCATTTCCAAGAGCTACGGCCAGATCCGGGCTAATCAGGCCATCGACCTGGACGTGGCGCCACAGTCGATCCATGCGATCCTCGGAGAAAACGGGGCGGGCAAATCGACGCTGATGAAGCTGATCTACGGCGTCGAGCAACCGGACGACGGAACCGTCGTCTGGGAAGGAGAACCTTTGAGCTTTGCCTCCCCCGCGGAGGCAAGGCGCAAAGGCGTCGGCATGGTCTTCCAGCATTTCTCGCTGTTCGAGACCCTGACGGTGGTTGAGAACACGCAACTGGTCGTGCCGGGCCGGAAGGCCGATCTTATTGAGCGCATCCGAATGCTCGGGCGCGACTTCGGGCTCGAAGTCGATCCCGCCGCTCATGTGCACACGCTTTCCGTCGGCGAGCGGCAGCGGGTGGAGATCATCCGTTGCCTGCTGACAAACCCGAAGCTGCTGATCCTCGATGAGCCAACCTCCGTCCTGCCGCCGCAATCGGTAAACAAGCTCTTCGACACGTTGCGTCGCTTGCGCGACGGCGGCGTCTCCATTCTCTTCATCTCCCATAAACTGGAGGAGATCCGCGCGATCTGCGACCGGGCGACCATCCTGCGCGGTGGACGCGTCACGGGACATGTGGACCCGCGCGAACATGATGCCCATGACCTTGCCCGCATGATGATCGGCCGCGATATGCCGGAACCTATGCCGGCGCTGCCCCTGTCCGGCGGGGAAAAGCGGCTTGAAATTGTCGGCCTCGATTATCAGCCGGACGACCCCTTTGCCGTGCCACTCTCCACCGTAAGCCTTACGGTTCGTTCGGGCGAAATCCTCGGCATCGCCGGAATTTCCGGCAACGGGCAAAGCGAGCTTGCCTCGCTGATATCCGGCGAATTGGTCCTGCCGCGAGAACAGCGCGACCGCATCTACATGATGGGAAAGGACGTGGGCACGCTCAACGCGGCTGCCCGCCGGCGGCTTGGATTTGCCTTCGTGCCCGAAGACCGGCTCGGGCGCGGCGCCGTACCGGAAATGTCACTCGCCCTCAACAGCCTGCTGACAGCGCATCCGCTCGACCTTCTCAGGCATGGTCTGGTCGACGAAACGAAGGCAATGGCATTCGCCCGCGAGTGCATCCGCCAGTACGATGTGCGCACGTCCGGACCGGAGGCGGAAGCCGGCTCGCTCTCTGGCGGCAATCTGCAGAAGTTCATCGTCGGCCGCGAAATCATGCTCTCTCCGAAACTGCTGTTCGTGGCGCAGCCGACCTGGGGCGTCGACATCGGAGCCGCATCCGCCGTGCGCAGGCGGCTCGTCGCGCTGCGCAACCAAGGCATGGCAATCCTTGTCATTTCCGAGGAGATCGAAGAGCTTTTCGAACTCTGCGATTTTATACAGGTGTTGCACCACGGCACACTGAGCCCGGCTCTCGTCGCACGGGAGACGCGGCCGGAGGACATCGGCCGATATATGATCGGTGCACATTCTTCGCAGGAGAAGGCCCTGGCATGAGCGCTTCATTTGGGGCTTTCCTTCCCACCCTTGTCCGTCGCGAACGCGGCTCGCTTGCAGCAACCTTGCTTGCGCCTCCCATTGCTTTGGCGGTGGCCACCATTCTCAATCTCGGGCTTTACGTGCTGATGGGCCGCGATCCGGCCGCCGTCGTCTATGCGATGCTTCTCGAACCCTTACTCTCTTGGGCGTCGTTCTCGGAAGTGCTGCTGAAGGCCGGACCCCTTCTCCTCATCGCACAGGGCCTGGCGATTGGCTTTCGCGCGAAGGTCTTCAACATCGGCGCCGAGGGCCAGTTCATTCTGGGCGCGATTTTCGCCTCGGCCATCCCCGTATGGTTTCCGCAGGCAACAGGTCAGTGGATCTGGCCGGTGATGCTGCTCCTTGGAGCAGCGGGTGGTGCGCTATGGGCTTCACTTACCGCTTTCTGGCGCGTCAGGCTCAACGCGAACGAGATCCTCGTTTCCCTGATGCTGAGCCTCGTTGCCGCACAGTTGCTCAACTACCTGCTCCTCGGCCCCTGGAAGGACCCCAACGGCTTCAACTTTCCTCAGTCTGTGATGTTCCAATATGACGCGATGGTGCCGTTGCTGATTCCTGGCACGCGCGTCAATGTCTCGCTGCTGCTTACGATCGTTCTGTCGATCGCGGCATGGATCTTCATGCAGAAGAGCTTCATCGGCTACAAGCTAAAGGTCGGGGGCCTCGCCCCGCGTGCTGCCGGCTACGCCGGCTTCAATCAAGGGTGGGCTATCTGGCTTTGCCTTCTCATCGGCGGATGCGCCGCAGGGCTCGCTGGCGCGGCCGAAGTTGCCGGTCCCCTCGGCCAGCTGCAGCGCTCGATTTCGACCGGCTATGGCTATGCCGCCATTATCGTAGCCTATCTCGGCGGCCTGCATCCGATCGGCATCGTATTCTCGGCGCTCATCATGGCGGCCCTCTACATCGGGGGGGACAATGCCATGGTGTCGGCAAACTTGCCGATCGCCGCGGTCCGCGTCTTTCAGGGCAGTCTCCTTGCCGCCTACCTCATCGCCGTCGCCTTCGTACGGTACCGTCTCGAATGGCGTCGCTTAGCCTACCGGAGCCAGGCATGAACGGCATCGAATTCATTCTTGCCGGCATGCTCGCGGCCGCGACACCCTTTCTGCTTGCGGCGCTCGGCGAGCTGGTGGTCGAGCGTGCCGGCGTGCTGAACCTCGGGGTAGAGGGATTGATGGCGTTCGGCGCGGTGCTTGCCTTCATCATCGTCTATCACGGCGGCGGGCATCTCTTGGGCTTCGTCGCAGCCGGCCTCGGCAGCGCCGCTCTTTCGCTTGTTTTCGCCGTCATCGCAATCGGGTTTCGGGCGAACCAGGTGGCGACAGGCCTTGCGATCGGTATCCTCGGTCAAGGTCTCTCGGCACTTTTCGGCAAGACTTATGAAAGCCTCACGGTCAAGGGGCTTCCAAAGCTTGCCTTTCCATGGCTTTCCGAAATCCCGATCTTCGGCCGCCTTTTCATCCAGGACGCCGTCGTATGGCTTTCCCTTGCCGCAACCTTCGCCATCTGGGCGATGTTTGCTCATACGAAGACCGGTCTTGTCGTCCGGGCCATCGGCGAGAACCCCAAAGCCGCCCACGCCATTGGCTATTCGGTCATTGCCGTCCGCTTCGCCGCCGCGGCATTTGGCGGAGCGATGGCAGGCTTTGCCGGCGCCTATGCGGCGGTGGTTTACACGCCGCTTTGGGCGGACGGGATGATCGCCGGGCGTGGCTGGATCGCAATCGCACTCGTCGTCTTCGGGACGTGGCTCACCGGCCGGATCTTCTTGGGGGCGTGCCTCTTCGGCGCCGTCTCCCTGATGGGCCTCGCAGCCCAGGCGACCGGACTGGACGTCCCATCACAACTGCTTGCGAGCCTGCCCTATCTCGTTACGATCGTCGTTCTGGGCATCATTTCGGCGGACCGCCGTCTGCTGAAGCTGAACGGCGTCGCCTCGCTTGGCGAACCCTTCGAACACTAAGGGGCGGGCCGCTCACACCACGGTCATAACGTCTAGCCCCAACGTGACGCGGGTTTACGGTACCGCCTTCAGGTCGCGCATGTCATCTTCATCTCCTCGGAGCGGCCATGCTTTCTCGCAGGATAAGCCTGCTGCGGACCACGGTGCGCGTCTCCGGCTCGTTGTCCGAATCCCCGATGGCGCCAAGTAGTCGAGCCACTGCAGCTTGTCCCATCTCTTCCACAGGCTGTTCGATCGTTGAAAGCGGCGGCGAGCAGAATTCGCAGACCGGTGAGCCATCGAACGAAACGACGGACAGATCACCGGGAATGTTCAGGCCGGTCCGCTGCACGCGACTGATGAACGAAATAGCCATATCGTCGCTGGTTGCGATCACCGCTGTCGGCTTATCCGTCAACCGCGCGAAGTCGGCGGCCGCCTGAACACCGATCTCGAAGCCCTCCTGGTAATCGAGACTACCCCCTGATCGTGAAACCGCCTGCTCGGAAAGTCCCGCGCCGCGAAGCGCCTCAAGCGCGCCGCCATAACGTTCCACGTCGTGGTAGTTGCCTTCCGGGCCGGCAATATAGAGAAAGCGCCTATGGCCCAGTCTGATCAGCTCCGTGGTCACCTCCCGCACCGCTTCGCGGTCGTTCGTTACGATACTCGGCAATCCGGCATCGCTCATATCGAGCAGCATGGAGACGATCGGCAGGCCGGCATTGGCGAGAGATCGCCCGTCTACCTCTGGAAGTTTCGATGACAGAATGATCGCTCCGCGAACGGTGCCGCCGAAGGCAAGATCGAGAATGTGCCTTTCCGACTCTTCGTCGCGGTCCAGGTTTGCGATCATCAGATTGTAACCGTTCTGGATTAGAGCCTTGTTTATGCTTTGCAGAACCTGCGGAATGATTTGGGATGCGCCATAGTAGAGCGACCCCGGCAGGATGATCATGATAATGTTGGACTTGCCGACCCTCAGGCTGCGGGCCATGGCATTTGGCGTATAGCCCAGCTGCTTGGCGGCGGCATCGATTTTGACGCGCGTCTTCTCGTTCACGCGGCCGGGATTTGCAAGCGCGCGGCTGACGGTCGAGATCGCTACCCCTGCCAAGCGAGCGACATCCGCCATCAAGGGCCCTGATTGCTCCTCCACGAGCACATCTTTGTTTTTTTTCACTTTTCTACTTCCTTCCCGATGGCTTCTGCGCCGGATGCTACGGTAGTCGCGGCCGTTTAGCAAACGATTGCCAAAAATCGCTTGCATAAAAAAACGACTTGTCTATTATCTAGGCACGGCAAACGATTGCCAATTGCAGTGCATTGAAATCATTATGGTTATTCGTTGCGGATGTCGGCGCCGCAATCGATCCTCTATGCCCGGAGAAGCGTCATGACCTCAACCGAACGGCTTCGCTTTGGCGTCGATCTCGTCACCTTTTTCCACCCCGATTTCTGGGATGTGAAGGATTATGACGGCATC
This Rhizobium sullae DNA region includes the following protein-coding sequences:
- a CDS encoding Rieske (2Fe-2S) protein: MLSDTTGSWTPVALSADLPAGTVMPARTPAGPIALWRSQSGRVAASTDRCPHRGMRLSYGFVRGEALSCIYHGWSYAQTGNCLRIPAHPGLTPPETIRVETQQVEESDGIIWVTAGQLAAEPPRLEGLAPLRSLVAHAGVVAVEAAASAKAVPEGLVWQPQNSETIRLLLVPQDSDQTLIHVLLDNGSSLSARIAASRAAETLRRMAEELQTKGIAS
- a CDS encoding ABC transporter permease, with translation MSASFGAFLPTLVRRERGSLAATLLAPPIALAVATILNLGLYVLMGRDPAAVVYAMLLEPLLSWASFSEVLLKAGPLLLIAQGLAIGFRAKVFNIGAEGQFILGAIFASAIPVWFPQATGQWIWPVMLLLGAAGGALWASLTAFWRVRLNANEILVSLMLSLVAAQLLNYLLLGPWKDPNGFNFPQSVMFQYDAMVPLLIPGTRVNVSLLLTIVLSIAAWIFMQKSFIGYKLKVGGLAPRAAGYAGFNQGWAIWLCLLIGGCAAGLAGAAEVAGPLGQLQRSISTGYGYAAIIVAYLGGLHPIGIVFSALIMAALYIGGDNAMVSANLPIAAVRVFQGSLLAAYLIAVAFVRYRLEWRRLAYRSQA
- a CDS encoding ABC transporter ATP-binding protein, with product MTVPLLSLRGISKSYGQIRANQAIDLDVAPQSIHAILGENGAGKSTLMKLIYGVEQPDDGTVVWEGEPLSFASPAEARRKGVGMVFQHFSLFETLTVVENTQLVVPGRKADLIERIRMLGRDFGLEVDPAAHVHTLSVGERQRVEIIRCLLTNPKLLILDEPTSVLPPQSVNKLFDTLRRLRDGGVSILFISHKLEEIRAICDRATILRGGRVTGHVDPREHDAHDLARMMIGRDMPEPMPALPLSGGEKRLEIVGLDYQPDDPFAVPLSTVSLTVRSGEILGIAGISGNGQSELASLISGELVLPREQRDRIYMMGKDVGTLNAAARRRLGFAFVPEDRLGRGAVPEMSLALNSLLTAHPLDLLRHGLVDETKAMAFARECIRQYDVRTSGPEAEAGSLSGGNLQKFIVGREIMLSPKLLFVAQPTWGVDIGAASAVRRRLVALRNQGMAILVISEEIEELFELCDFIQVLHHGTLSPALVARETRPEDIGRYMIGAHSSQEKALA
- a CDS encoding LacI family DNA-binding transcriptional regulator: MKKNKDVLVEEQSGPLMADVARLAGVAISTVSRALANPGRVNEKTRVKIDAAAKQLGYTPNAMARSLRVGKSNIIMIILPGSLYYGASQIIPQVLQSINKALIQNGYNLMIANLDRDEESERHILDLAFGGTVRGAIILSSKLPEVDGRSLANAGLPIVSMLLDMSDAGLPSIVTNDREAVREVTTELIRLGHRRFLYIAGPEGNYHDVERYGGALEALRGAGLSEQAVSRSGGSLDYQEGFEIGVQAAADFARLTDKPTAVIATSDDMAISFISRVQRTGLNIPGDLSVVSFDGSPVCEFCSPPLSTIEQPVEEMGQAAVARLLGAIGDSDNEPETRTVVRSRLILRESMAAPRR
- a CDS encoding amidohydrolase yields the protein MAGYLLKNCAAVIVDEGKGPSVLRNVDLLTNGRAIATIGEGLYKGDLPAGTIVEDASGWFVYPGLVNTHHHFFQCFVRNRADLDWTKLSVIEWLDRIYPIFSRLTEDCFYHASVTAMAELIKHGCTTAFDHQYCFPRHAGKRLIDRQFEAADLLGMRFHAGRGGNTLPKSEGSTIPDVMLETTDEFIADCARLIDTYHDTNPFSMRQVVVAPCQPVNCYRETFVESVALARDRGVQMHTHVGEGESPVIESRYGMRTVDYCAELGFAGPDTFYAHCWELTHDELRKMAATGTGVAHCPEPVYLVGAEITDIPAMSAFGLRLGLGCDGAASNDNSNLMHCIHSAYMLQCLMASTRTHPVPPPVDFLSYATTGGAGLLGRRDIGRLASGMAADLFAIDTRRMDYIGTRHDPLSLIAKAGIGAPTDMTMINGRIVWAKGEFVGLDEARLFAEAEAALATVEF
- a CDS encoding BMP family ABC transporter substrate-binding protein, whose product is MKNLTRRTLMKGVAASGLAGALGGRSAMAADEPLGISLVIPSPVGDVGWGHALAAGLEPVKAAYGDKVKITVIENIPEGPDADRIMNKTVADGNKLLIAGSFGYQNGALQIARRNPAVTVLHASGFQVAPNFSPFAAKYFQGTYLLGMAAAALSKTGKLGSVSAFAIPELITSVNAFTLGAQAVKPDIEVSVVWVNSWFDPAKEQEAAKALIAQKCDVIFSNAQDTPSVIAACEEAGVYAFNLNSSMKRYAPKTYLGCVATDWSPFFKAAVDAHVAGTFKGGNTFLGVSDKVVAVVDWNPDIPADLMTKIKEIEVKIANGSFSPFTGPITKADGSEGAASGATLADSEVVAMDWHVKGVITPLPK
- a CDS encoding ABC transporter permease — protein: MNGIEFILAGMLAAATPFLLAALGELVVERAGVLNLGVEGLMAFGAVLAFIIVYHGGGHLLGFVAAGLGSAALSLVFAVIAIGFRANQVATGLAIGILGQGLSALFGKTYESLTVKGLPKLAFPWLSEIPIFGRLFIQDAVVWLSLAATFAIWAMFAHTKTGLVVRAIGENPKAAHAIGYSVIAVRFAAAAFGGAMAGFAGAYAAVVYTPLWADGMIAGRGWIAIALVVFGTWLTGRIFLGACLFGAVSLMGLAAQATGLDVPSQLLASLPYLVTIVVLGIISADRRLLKLNGVASLGEPFEH
- a CDS encoding glutathione S-transferase family protein, which codes for MKLYDYVLSPSCYKVRLMAALTGVKLELRPVDFHPGAEHRGPELMALNPAGSIPILEDGDLILTESAAMLVYLATKVAPAWLGSGTPAETARIQQWLSFSHRLTVNLGGARLHEMLLRPGDIDALQTQGIAALRELEAGLVEQRLRGMGFVASNRPTVADIACFPYVALAPDGGIPLDPYPTIRLWSRAIRSLENFIEMPGIHRLHELKPEPQIEPGEA
- a CDS encoding aromatic ring-hydroxylating oxygenase subunit alpha; its protein translation is MRQNAMIDEWYPVGLFSQLDINGRKTALMGEPIKVGLDEQGDAKVTSSNGRTLPVCVRYDHVWSSLGKPRKDLFPIPEADQPGRRFVEVGVVRVRCSPLRAVENFLDIAHFPFVHTDILGAEPHTEVQNYKVEIREDEDEVWATQVKFYQPQAAKSASGGITTEYMYRVPAPTCSVLYKTCPPRPGEWDVITLFVQPLAEDLCDVWPWMALFDDVTPMTDLIQFQQTIFLQDRSILENQIPRLLPLDPGMEIPTRADLTSIAYRRWLKRHSYTYGAQLVAQ